One region of Salvia miltiorrhiza cultivar Shanhuang (shh) chromosome 3, IMPLAD_Smil_shh, whole genome shotgun sequence genomic DNA includes:
- the LOC131018672 gene encoding uncharacterized protein LOC131018672 — protein MALSFRRAAITFFYGCEALSRVPVAPIQHFWMILLSIVYSGRRSAGNEDLLFHEDIERIARENNAARRRAEQEAQARERQLEAERQRAAEREMAENPEGQNDNANKTLRDMMFPSNLNLRPSAIVLPEITGNWELKHTLIQILPKYSDMPGEDPRRHLQDFEMACGTVRTASQALGEYIRLLTSPFSLLEGAREWLYDLPEGSIRTWQELQSKFLERYFPAARIQNLRTRISNIKMGSAEVLYEYWGRFKQMLAKCPQHQIPDHDLIRYFVGGLRRQDRQWLHAACGGSILNKSAAEAFKLIADMAEESRDEEGTIVRNPLTPATSAQDEKLDKLCNMFEKFMTNQGAPNQGNPNIRKPLGGNNGGQNQKPFEPYRQQCNNQGWRQHENLRYGNNHYLGPNQGQTSNLPQYSQQPQQARGSSLSELVHQMAQQQVKFQSETEKFIMETRGGMQNVNSQLSHLAQAVARLESKQGTLPSQVEVKKVNAMTLRGGKELPEVVTEKK, from the exons ATGGCTTTATCCTTCAGAAGGGCTGCCATCACATTCTTCTACGGTTGCGAAGCTTTGTCAAGGGTGCCTGTTGCCCCTATCCAGCATTTCTGGATGATTTTGCTTAGCATCGTGTATTCAGGCAGGAG GAGTGCAGGTAACGAAGATCTTTTGTTCCACGAGGATATCGAAAGAATTGCTCGAGAGAACAACGCTGCCAGACGCAGGGCAGAACAAGAGGCACAAGCCAGAGAGAGACAGTTAGAAGCAGAGAGACAGAGAGCAGcggagagagagatggcggaAAATCCAGAAGGGCAGAATGATAACGCCAACAAAACTCTTCGAGACATGATGTTTCCAAGCAACCTGAACCTCCGGCCCTCAGCCATAGTACTGCCGgagatcactggaaattgggagCTGAAGCATACTCTTATCCAGATCCTACCCAaatacagtgatatgcccggagagGACCCTCGAAGGCATTTACAAGATTTTGAGATGGCATGTGGAACGGTGCGCACCGCTAGCCAAGCACTTGGCGAATACATCCGACTCCTCACTTCTCCGTTCTCTCTGTTAGAAggagcgagggagtggttgtaTGATTTACCCGAAGGAAGTATCCGAACATGGCAGGAGCTACAAAGCAAGTTTTTGGAGCGATACTTTCCAGCTGCCCGGATCCAGAATCTGAGGACTCGAATAAGCAATATAAAGATGGGATCAGCAGAAGTTTTATATGAGTACTGGGGAAGGTTCAAGCAGATGctggccaaatgcccacaacaccaaATACCGGATCATGATCTTATTAGGTATTTCGTGGGAGGACTCCGGAGGCAAGATAGGCAATGGTTACACGCTGCATGTGGAGGATCGATCTTAAACAAATCCGCAGCGGAGGCTTTCAAACTCATAGCTGACATGGCAGAGGAATCGAGAGATGAGGAAGGAACTATAGTCAGGAACCCTCTGACGCCAGCCACCTCTGCCCAAGACGAAAAGTTGGATAAGCTATGCAACATGTTCGAGAAGTTTATGACGAACCAAGGAGCACCCAATCAGGGAAATCCCAACATTCGGAAGCCT CTAGGAGGAAACAATGGAGGGCAGAACCAGAAACCTTTTGAGCCCTACAGACAGCAGTGTAACAATCAAGGATGGAGGCAGCATGAGAACCTTAGGTACGGCAACAACCACTATTTGGGGCCAAACCAAGGGCAAACGAGTAACCTACCACAATActcgcaacaacctcaacaggcaagaGGATCCTCCTTATCAGAGCTAGTGCATCAAATGGCTCAGCAACAAGTGAAGTTCCAGAGTGAGACCGAAAAATTCATAATGGAGACAAGaggaggaatgcagaatgtgaactcccaactatcacatcttgcccaagcagTTGCCAGACTTGAAAGCAAACAAGGGACACTCCCGTCCCAAGTGGAGGTGAAGAAGGTGAATGCCATGACGCTCAGAGGAGGAAAGGAACTACCCGAAGTGGTGACAGAGAAAAAATGA